The Methanosarcinales archaeon genome has a window encoding:
- the cas7d gene encoding type I-D CRISPR-associated protein Cas7/Csc2, producing the protein MTDNTGNTGLAITPAHTLIEKTFGLEYFTTSPKIIEQTVKPKIPKKKKGKATADSPAQVTLEQKAATEVTSLAEKKPESKEVPVFGQNNAKRLVIAVLREVIAPFIDRSEDPEETISIRVNEREIIEVPARKMKSKEKLAGLRLCRAYEVVDASYEYNVVKTHAEITNPNSVLFGDSIVGQSEAAMLPSRVKYSSSYSIRERVKLTTKLTHNALSEQGTMWDREKRKNRTSLFSTEYILPGTLFPSFIVIDDPTPESLVHILMCLRETRYGAQTSITGPNIKNTIVAILGCQNEPPVTSYTITKNHPELQESKDLRTDVIKTIIQDLSGTNGKLMSGKLLEDFLAEANKLDGNSMKAIYAKLKQDAVDLCKYAGFGK; encoded by the coding sequence ATGACAGACAATACGGGAAATACAGGACTGGCAATAACTCCAGCCCATACTCTAATTGAGAAAACATTTGGTCTGGAATATTTCACAACATCACCAAAAATAATTGAACAGACAGTTAAACCAAAAATACCCAAAAAGAAAAAGGGGAAAGCGACTGCGGATTCACCAGCACAGGTGACATTGGAACAAAAGGCTGCAACAGAAGTTACGTCTTTGGCAGAAAAAAAGCCAGAATCAAAGGAAGTTCCAGTATTCGGGCAAAATAATGCAAAAAGACTGGTAATTGCGGTCTTAAGAGAAGTAATTGCACCATTCATCGATAGGAGTGAAGATCCAGAAGAGACAATATCCATCCGCGTAAATGAAAGGGAAATCATAGAAGTGCCTGCTCGAAAGATGAAATCAAAAGAGAAACTTGCTGGACTGAGATTATGTAGAGCATATGAAGTTGTTGATGCTTCTTATGAGTACAATGTAGTGAAAACGCACGCGGAAATCACAAATCCGAATAGTGTTCTATTTGGTGATTCGATTGTTGGGCAAAGTGAAGCCGCAATGCTTCCAAGCCGCGTAAAATACAGCAGTTCATATAGCATAAGGGAACGTGTTAAACTGACCACGAAATTGACGCATAATGCACTCTCTGAGCAAGGAACAATGTGGGATAGGGAAAAAAGGAAAAACAGGACGAGTCTTTTCAGTACGGAATATATTTTACCTGGCACTTTATTCCCATCTTTCATTGTAATCGATGATCCAACACCTGAATCACTTGTTCATATTCTGATGTGCCTGCGTGAGACAAGATATGGAGCGCAGACCTCAATAACCGGACCTAATATCAAAAATACAATTGTTGCGATATTGGGCTGCCAGAATGAGCCTCCTGTAACTTCATACACAATAACAAAGAACCATCCGGAACTTCAGGAATCAAAAGACCTGCGCACAGATGTGATAAAAACAATAATACAGGACTTATCTGGAACAAATGGAAAGCTGATGTCGGGTAAACTACTTGAAGATTTTCTTGCAGAGGCAAATAAACTTGATGGCAATTCCATGAAAGCAATATATGCGAAGTTGAAACAAGATGCAGTGGATCTCTGTAAATACGCGGGTTTTGGGAAGTGA